A region of the Sphaerodactylus townsendi isolate TG3544 linkage group LG15, MPM_Stown_v2.3, whole genome shotgun sequence genome:
aaccgggacgggcgggtaggcggccgCGAGTGtatgtgcgcgcagccgcaggagcacactgccttttgggatgctcccgtttcccgccctgtcacgggagcgccccagaaggccgtgctcctgcggccgcgcgcgcgggaggctgccgcactgccttgcgccccagaaggcagtgcggcagccttccaaaaatcgggacacttgaaaaaacccgcgggacgcgggacaaattgttttaaggtgggactgtcccgccaaaagcgggacgtctggtcagcctaatcaagtcacagttgactgcATAAGGCTGGGGTGACTAACATGCAGGCCAGGGCGAGACCCGGCCTCCTTAGAGAGCTTTTCGGGCCTGCaaccccaccaacccccccaGTCACGAAGTCACCAGTCCAGACACTGCTCACCTCCTGTTTTCACCTCCAGCTGTTTTCACCATGCCCCGAATCTGTCTTGGTAAGCCACCCTCCCCCTAGCCTGCAGGTCTGTCAGCTAAGGCAGCCCAGTAGCACCTCCCGCAGTGCTGAACCGAGTTGGAGAGGTTGCTGTGGGGTCACCCAGCTGAGACAGGAACGCCCCCCCCCACGagtgctgaccacctcccccagtgccttctgggctGGTGAGTCCGCTGCAAATTCTGCAGTGGAGGtcactacccccccacccccactccagcccATTTCAGTCATATTCGTGTCATATCCGGCCCTCGACACGATTGAGTTCGACACCCCCgtggtaaggttttcaaggtaagagacaaacagaggtggtttgtcattgcctgccgcTGCTTAGCAACTCcaaatttccttggtggtctcccatccaaggactaaccaagtccagccctgcttagcttccgagatgtgAAAAGATAAGGCTGGCCTAGGCTATATAGGTCACGGCACAACTGTCCTGATTGCACTAATTATATTGGGGCACCAATCTACCAGAAAGTCCAAACACAGTTGAAATGGACAAACACCTCACATTCCACCAAATGTGCACCAAATGTAGCACTCCTGctaccccttccctccttcccctgatGAACGGGCACTCCCCTCCACTTGCCCTTACCTGGCAGGCATCCTTCTTGCCCTCCGCATGGCCGGCACACATCATGTCGTCGTAGATGATGTGGGGGTCCTCGGGATTAGGGTTCAAGTTGTACAGGCAGCGGCAGGTGTCGGTCCCAAGAATGGGCACTTCTAGCTGCTGCAGGGTCTTGGGTGAAGGAAGGCTGGCTGAACAGAGGAGGAGTCAGGGTTAGTGGCTGAGTGGGAGGGTTGAAATCCAACAGAATTGCAGAGGAGGGCGTTCCAAATACAGGCCAGGCCATAGATTTATCAGAAGCAAGCTAGGGTTAGTGACATTAGTTTCCTGGGCAACTGCAAGAGGGAAGGAGCTCTGCCCATGTTCAAAGGCACCCCCTGTTATCCTTTCTAATGTGCTGAAATTGTCACGTTCCGCCACTGGACCCTGATGAGTAAAGGAAACCCTAGGAGTATGTGTGGCAGCGTGACACAACAGGCAAACCCCCTGTGGAGAAATTGAGTCTATCATTTTAAATGTCTCTATTTTGTAGCTTTTTTGGCTAAGTGTAGAGCATGTTCCTTTTAGTTAGGACTCAAATGATTAACACCTGTTAGCAACTTTTGACTTTTGCCAAGCTGACTTAGCTAATTATCAGGAAAGAATGATTGGTCCGTTTACATCAGCTGACAGACAATTTCTGTATAATTTGCCTTTCAGCATTTCATTAGCCtacctttctatctttctttattCTTGCTGTTGCTCTGTTTGTAAACTCTGCCTGTTATGTATCTATGTTTTAGGTCGTTAATCTCTGCCAGTGGATATTTTTAGTTATAGTTAAGTGTTTGGTCTCTGATTGCATTTTGGGGCAACAAAGCTGCGCTACCGGaaattttaagttattgttttaacgtTTACTTTTGCGTTCTcagtttattgagcaggtgcagaACTCAATAgacaacaaaatatatttttctaagaaccgttttgttttcagtgatttttttgcaTGCTTAATAACAAAATCCCAACCCACGTTTCTTATGAAGGAGTGGCCAGAAACAAAGTCTTCCGTTACACCCCCCCATTCTGAATGTGATTTGGGTCAGGGTCAAAATCAACTTACCCCGAGGTGGGGCAGTTGCCAGGGCCCAAGGCTTCTAGTGGGGCCCActaacagaagaacataagaactagcctgctggatcagaccagagcccatctagtccaacactctgacaCAGAACCCATCCCCCGCCATCTGTACCTATGCCTTTCCCTGCTCATTTGCTTGCAAACACTCCACCACTCGTGCTTCCAGCATCCATGGAGAAGTGTATGCAGACGGCACACAGTCGCATCATCTCCGGTGGCCACAGCTGTTGCGTATACCagcaagcagaggcgtatctagggaaaatgtagcccggtgcaaaatctgagttttccgccccacccccaccccatatgggcagccgccctcccccaccatgaccaaaccacattttttgcaccagcagtggcgtaggaggtaaagagctcatgtatctaatctggaggaaccgggtttgattcccagctctgccgcctgagctgtggaggcttatctggggaattcagattagcctgtgcactcccacacacgccagctgggtgaccttgggctagtcacagcttctcggagctctctcagccccacccacctcacagggtgtttgttgtgaggggggaagggcagggagattgtcagcccctttgagtctccttacaggagagaaaggggggatataaatccaaactcttcttcttctttttcaaaatgtattgacctgggggaaatgggggcaattttccaccacccccaagtgactaaatggccacagcccggggacatttgaccccgtatgtcccccGGGGCGATACGCCCCTGCCAGCaagtgctgctgcagagacttgTAGGCGGAATAAGCAATGGGAGAATTTGTGAGCAAGGGAAGGATTCACTGTCAGATGGGAATACATGCAGGTGGGTGGGTGAAAAGTGAggcaaaggcggggggggggggatcggggGGGCAGAAGTGGGTCCCTGGGCACTGTCTGTCTAGGCCTCCGAAAACCTAGAATGGGCAGTGGTTTGTGTGACAGAGCTAGGACAAGGACTGCTGAATAAACTAGAAGGATTATGGTTCCCCCACAAGAAATATTCTCCCTTACTAGATGTGAGCACATTGCCCCAGCCAGTGACGGTGCACTTCATGCCGACGGGGAAGTTGACGGAAGAGGCCGGAAGGCAGACGGGCCGGATGGTGCGGCTGTACGTAACCGCCTGCTTCAGCTTCACCAGGGCGACGTCCGCTTTAGACCCTTCGTTTTCGGTGTACCCCGGATGTTTGATGACTCTTTCCACCTGTCTCACTACCCTGTCCCGAGTGGGGTTTTTGAGCTGGAAATCCCCCAGGATCACATCATAAATGTCAACAGGGTTAACGCTGCAGAGAGAAGAGAAATCAATACATTTCTAATGAGCAAAATGTGTCACAAAGAAGCTAAGAGATATTTAAAGAATTCTTTTCTTCAGGCATTCACGGTTTCACGGAGATCTGTCACAGACTAGTGGCTACGAAACAAACCTAACTACCAATCTGGGGACCTCTCTGAGGAATCTTGCCACCCGCTGCCTGCCCCCAACTCATGAGACAGTCTCAAGCTAGTCACCCTAGTATCTGCAACATGGGGACAATacttatgacagtgatggcgaaccttttcgagaccgagtgcccaaattgcaacccaaaacccacttatttatcgcaaagtgccaacatggcaatttaacccgaatactgaggttttagtttagaaaaaatggttggcgccgaggtgtgcgttactcaggagtaagcttggtggtagtcggtggctttgctttgaagcaactgtgcaactcttccaacgggtgaatcacgaccctaggagggtttactcagaagcaagccccattgccagcaaccaagcttactcccaggtaaaagatcgcgctttagttctttgcataaaaatcagtggggtttaacagaacttaactgggttacctacactgcttccccaaaactaggtcttaggtttaatgctaataatcaagcccagcggcccaggccagactagatgcgtgtgtgtgtgtgggggtgctatttctcccccccacatgatgaactctgtttgtgcgtgcccacagagagggctctgagtgccacctctggcacccgtgccagaggttcgccatcactgacttatgacctaccttacagggctgtttgGAAGGATTACATACACAAAGGGCTTTGAGCATTCAAAAGTGCTAGGCAAAAGCTAAGTGTGACCTGAGTTCTAGGCTCATAGAAGAAGGTGACACATTTCTCTGTATCCTACACAGTCCTTGTTTCTCATCAGATTGAAAACTAGCTCTGAACCTTGAACCCACCACCTGTTGTTTGATATATCTTAACGATGCTTCCAAAAGGTATCTTCCTTTCCCGTTGCTACTCTCGGATACTCACAATCAGGGAACCTaattcccagcagcctctgctagcatggccagttggccctgctggcaggggatgatgggaatcgtagtccatgaacacctggagggcctgagtttgacacctatgtgctagggcgtaggtgtcaaactcgcggccctccagatgttatgaactacagttcccatcatcccctgccagtatcatgctggcaggggatggtgggaactgtagtccatgacatctggagggccgcgagtttgacacctgtgtgctagggGGACACTTACGTGGGAAAGCAGTGGGCTGCCGTGATCACCCACTGGGGGGCGATAAGGGTGCCTCCGCAGACATGATGCTGTTGTCCTTGGACGTTGATATGAAGGCTGACCTGCCAAGGCCATTGTCCGTTCTGAGCATCTGTACCTCCCACAATCCGTCCCAGGGCGGGCACTCCACATAATACTGCAGAGGAGAGAGACAAGGTCTGTAAAGAGCTTTGCAAAGTGAAaaaaacagttttctagagccgtTGTATTTATTCAAACAACAGGCTTCACTGCTCGTGTACATATCATCTGGCTTGAGTCTCAATACAAAAGGCCAACAGCAAACGAATGAacccataaataaacaaataattataGTAATAATAACAATCTCTTCATTCATAAGAATCTCTTCATTCTCttcattcagaagaagaagaagagaagaagagtttggatttatatccctcccccctttctctcctgtaaggagactcaaagggccttacaatttcctttcccttcccctccccgcaaacACCCTggcctccccccaaacccccacaGTATAACCCCTCTgaatccaaggccctttccgcacatgcaaaataatgcgttttcaaaccactttcagaactgtttgcaagtggatgttgctattccgcactgcttcaaagagcactgaaagcagtttgaaagtgcattattctgcatgtgcggaatgagcccctgtgaggtgggtgaggctgagagagctccgaagaactgtgattagcccgaggtcacccagctggcatgtgttggagtgcacaagctaatctggtccaccagataagcctccacaactcaagtggcagagcggggaatcaaacccgaggtcacccagctggcatgtgttggagcgcacaagctaatctggctcaccagataagcctccacagcgcaagcggcagagcggggaatcaaacccgattccccagattagagtgcacctgctcttaaccactatgccactgctgctcataaggCAAGGCCATATGACAATTGGACTGGCATAGAAGGAGCTCTCTCTGGGGCAGGGGATGGCAACCCCCTATCCCCGCATGTAGGTGGCACACAGCAGCACCCCAGCCCATCTTGCTTGACCCAGAGGGCAAGTTCTCTGCCGAAGACAAGCCCCTGAGGCATGGGCAACTTGCCACTTTCCAGCGTGACTGGCCAAATGAAACCtctaattcccctcccccccgcttctTCAGAGGTTAAAGTTTCAAACTTTTTGGAAGTGAGGCAGAAAACGTTGCCAGCCCCAGATCCAAGGTTTCCTTTGGTGACAGGAAACACTGATAAACTAGAGATTGGCTGTTGGGAGACTGAATAATGACAGCGGCGGTGAGGATGAGATTTACCCTCGAGGAAACGAGAAGGGCTTTCTGTAGATATTTTTGTTTAACATTCATAGATTTCTTACCATTTTGAGCACCGATCTCTTTTACGACTGTAGGGGATGCAGCCGGCAGGAAAAAAGTAGGAAacgggaagagaaagagaagggaaaaagtACAGGATTAAAAATGTATATCAAGCATTCTGACGAAACAAAACCGGAACAGCACCGAAAACTGTTCTGTTCATGCAAAATACATCTGCAGTGCCGCGCACCAAAAAGGTGCCCGGTCTCACTGCATTGCAAAGTCAAGATAACACCAGACACAAGATAATATTGCAACCCTGGAATCTTTTGCCGCCGTCTGGCTGCCCATCCCGTGTCTCAATCCACCAAGTGGCAAGCCCTGTTCCTCCTCCAGAGAAACCCAAGGAAAGACACCTTCTATCGGCTCCCTACCACCATGTGGCAACCAAATGCCTTCTCAGCCCCCGCCCCACCTTCCAGTAGTAGTGACTGAGTTGGTTTTAGTTATGACATGGGTTTTGAGCGATCGGTAAGGCGATGTTAACAA
Encoded here:
- the PRSS8 gene encoding prostasin isoform X1 produces the protein MARLLVGLLLACVVKEIGAQNVLCGVPALGRIVGGTDAQNGQWPWQVSLHINVQGQQHHVCGGTLIAPQWVITAAHCFPTVNPVDIYDVILGDFQLKNPTRDRVVRQVERVIKHPGYTENEGSKADVALVKLKQAVTYSRTIRPVCLPASSVNFPVGMKCTVTGWGNVLTSTSLPSPKTLQQLEVPILGTDTCRCLYNLNPNPEDPHIIYDDMMCAGHAEGKKDACQGDSGGPLSCRVGNAWILAGVVSWGDACGAANRPGVYIRSSNYTDWIKEKIPEMEFSQVTVDTPPVSEEGVCPGATTRQPGGFDGIRPQPGWARPITPQPPSSNSPAFWACTASLPVLSVLFLSLCNLL
- the PRSS8 gene encoding prostasin isoform X2, translating into MARLLVGLLLACVVKEIGAQNVLCGVPALGRIVGGTDAQNGQWPWQVSLHINVQGQQHHVCGGTLIAPQWVITAAHCFPTVNPVDIYDVILGDFQLKNPTRDRVVRQVERVIKHPGYTENEGSKADVALVKLKQAVTYSRTIRPVCLPASSVNFPVGMKCTVTGWGNVLTSTSLPSPKTLQQLEVPILGTDTCRCLYNLNPNPEDPHIIYDDMMCAGHAEGKKDACQGDSGGPLSCPVNDIWLLAGIVSWGDSCGQPNRPGVYTEVTYYVNWIQQNVPDLALTDVTVEDEPISEEGICSTAPPLPLTVWILLACTASLLCVFGAG